A single window of Luteipulveratus halotolerans DNA harbors:
- the nrdR gene encoding transcriptional regulator NrdR, whose translation MHCPFCRHTDSRVVDSRTNEDGTCIKRRRQCPSCGKRFSTVENASLTVVKRSGASEPFARGKVMSGVRKACQGRPVSDDQLALLAQQVEESIRAKGVAEIDAHDVGLEILSPLRQLDEVAYLRFASVYQAFDSLEDFESAITLLRIEAQGASQDDTTTVSGQRDDQ comes from the coding sequence ATGCACTGTCCGTTCTGCCGGCACACCGACAGCAGGGTGGTCGACAGCCGCACCAACGAGGACGGCACCTGCATCAAGAGGCGCCGCCAGTGCCCGAGCTGTGGCAAGCGGTTCTCGACCGTCGAGAACGCCAGCCTGACCGTCGTGAAGCGGTCGGGGGCGAGTGAGCCGTTCGCGCGGGGCAAGGTCATGAGCGGTGTGCGCAAGGCCTGCCAGGGCCGGCCGGTGAGTGATGACCAGCTCGCCCTGCTCGCGCAGCAGGTCGAGGAGTCGATCCGGGCCAAGGGTGTGGCCGAGATCGACGCGCACGACGTCGGGCTGGAGATCCTCAGCCCGCTGCGGCAGCTCGACGAGGTCGCCTACCTGCGGTTCGCGAGCGTCTACCAGGCGTTCGACTCGCTGGAGGACTTCGAGTCGGCGATCACGCTGCTGCGCATCGAGGCCCAGGGGGCCTCCCAGGACGACACGACCACTGTCAGTGGTCAGCGAGACGATCAGTGA
- a CDS encoding methyltransferase domain-containing protein produces MGWRAELKRVRGDRLARTIARAHDDKLDRLIAHSERQADLLDRLLARQTQQDATIAELRTRVEALTPTASDATPSPSAGTSDQDSWRTKAQVGELGFHVHDTFRQHDEQWWPVIDGEWREMGFSPEGWRDRTVVDVGAGSRLRSLWFEGASIIAIEPLADQYMEQVAWSDLTRATEVYSVPGETFVPEVEGRADLVVSINALDHGYDLATSIGNIGRYLKPGATAFVSFDMHDTVTDEMHPMVVRHDDLVELFPRIGLKLVRTAEHSRRYHGATGPKARHYWLQQA; encoded by the coding sequence ATGGGGTGGAGAGCCGAGCTGAAGCGAGTCCGCGGCGACCGACTGGCACGCACGATCGCCCGCGCCCACGACGACAAGCTCGACCGACTGATCGCGCACAGCGAGCGCCAGGCCGACCTGCTCGATCGGCTGCTAGCACGGCAGACGCAGCAGGACGCCACCATCGCCGAGCTGCGCACGCGCGTCGAAGCGCTCACACCCACAGCATCCGACGCCACGCCGAGCCCATCGGCGGGCACCTCCGACCAGGACTCCTGGCGCACCAAGGCCCAGGTGGGCGAGCTCGGGTTCCACGTGCATGACACGTTCCGGCAGCACGACGAGCAGTGGTGGCCAGTCATCGACGGAGAGTGGCGCGAGATGGGCTTCAGCCCCGAGGGCTGGCGCGACCGCACGGTCGTCGACGTCGGTGCCGGCTCGCGACTGCGCTCGTTGTGGTTCGAGGGCGCGTCGATCATCGCGATCGAGCCGCTCGCCGACCAGTACATGGAGCAGGTCGCCTGGAGCGACCTCACCCGAGCCACCGAGGTCTACTCGGTGCCCGGTGAGACCTTCGTCCCGGAGGTCGAGGGACGCGCAGACCTCGTCGTCTCGATCAACGCTCTCGACCACGGGTACGACCTCGCCACCTCGATCGGCAACATCGGCCGTTACCTCAAGCCCGGTGCCACCGCCTTCGTGTCGTTCGACATGCACGACACGGTGACCGACGAGATGCACCCCATGGTCGTACGCCACGACGACCTCGTCGAGCTGTTCCCCCGGATCGGCCTCAAGCTGGTCCGCACCGCCGAGCACAGCCGCCGCTACCACGGCGCCACCGGCCCCAAGGCTCGGCACTACTGGTTGCAGCAGGCCTGA
- a CDS encoding AEC family transporter, producing MHGVLDGFGVIGAVIGVGFLLAHTGVLDAASQQLLARLVFFIATPCLLFTLLLQADLHRVFSPGLLVAFGSVVVAAGVYVALARLIWRRTAAETVIGALCSAYVNAGNLGLPIAVYVIGSGAAIAPILLMQLLVLTPVAFALLDTLTSGRRPVWWRVLAQPARNPITVGCFLGVALALTGWKPPTVVLDPVTMIGEMAVPAALLAYGVSLRLGPRPLTGGSAVELGVVLLLKVVVQPVAAWVLAAGVFGMSGKDLLAAVVVASLPTAQNIFVYATRYERGELLARDSIFVTTIASVPVLLGIAAVLA from the coding sequence ATGCACGGCGTCCTCGACGGATTCGGAGTCATCGGCGCCGTCATCGGGGTCGGCTTCCTGCTGGCCCACACCGGCGTTCTCGACGCAGCGTCACAACAGCTGCTGGCTCGGCTGGTCTTCTTCATCGCCACTCCGTGCCTGCTGTTCACACTGCTGCTCCAGGCTGACCTGCACCGCGTGTTCTCGCCCGGACTCCTGGTGGCGTTCGGCAGTGTCGTCGTCGCGGCCGGCGTCTATGTCGCACTCGCGCGCCTGATCTGGCGGCGCACCGCCGCCGAGACCGTCATCGGAGCCCTGTGCTCGGCGTACGTCAATGCCGGCAACCTCGGGCTGCCGATCGCGGTGTACGTCATCGGGAGCGGGGCGGCCATCGCGCCGATCCTGCTCATGCAGCTGCTCGTGCTCACGCCCGTCGCGTTCGCGCTCCTGGACACGCTGACCTCCGGGCGGCGCCCCGTGTGGTGGCGCGTGCTCGCCCAGCCGGCGCGCAACCCCATCACGGTCGGATGCTTCCTCGGAGTGGCTCTCGCGCTCACGGGCTGGAAGCCGCCGACCGTCGTGCTCGACCCGGTGACGATGATCGGCGAGATGGCCGTACCCGCGGCTCTGCTCGCCTACGGGGTCTCGTTGCGGCTCGGCCCACGGCCGCTCACCGGCGGGTCCGCCGTCGAGCTGGGGGTCGTGCTGCTGCTCAAGGTCGTCGTCCAGCCGGTCGCGGCCTGGGTGCTCGCTGCAGGAGTGTTCGGGATGAGTGGCAAGGACCTGCTCGCTGCGGTCGTGGTCGCGAGCCTGCCGACCGCGCAGAACATCTTCGTCTACGCGACGAGGTACGAGCGGGGCGAGCTGCTGGCACGGGACTCGATCTTCGTGACGACCATCGCGTCGGTGCCGGTGCTGCTCGGCATCGCGGCTGTGCTGGCGTGA
- a CDS encoding LysR family transcriptional regulator: protein MIDAAGLRVMRAISDEGSFTAAAASLGYSQPAISQMVRRLEERTGTVLVERLGRTVRLTEAGTVLARHAGPVLSALEAAEAEVAAIAGLRSGRVRLMAFPSSSSTLVPRALALVKKRFPDVQVTFAEAEPPESLAALRAGECDLAVAFAYEGDELPRGEEDLDAFTIRPLLVDEVRLAVSKDHPLAQAKTAKMADLAQEPWIAGCPRCRGHLLSLAAREGFAPEVAFETEDYVAVLGLVAEGLGVALVPDLILRSASNPGVVTLPIDPASRRTVHAVTTPDLQRVPAVQATLEALNEAAQLTC, encoded by the coding sequence ATGATCGATGCCGCCGGCCTACGCGTGATGCGCGCCATCTCCGACGAGGGCAGCTTCACCGCTGCCGCCGCCTCCCTGGGCTACTCCCAGCCTGCGATCTCCCAGATGGTGCGCCGACTCGAAGAACGCACCGGCACCGTCCTGGTCGAGCGCCTCGGCCGCACCGTCCGTCTCACCGAGGCGGGTACGGTCCTGGCCCGCCACGCCGGACCCGTCCTGTCCGCGCTCGAGGCCGCCGAGGCCGAGGTCGCCGCGATCGCGGGCCTGCGCTCGGGTCGCGTACGACTGATGGCCTTCCCGTCCTCCTCCTCGACCCTGGTCCCCCGTGCGCTGGCCCTGGTCAAGAAGCGCTTCCCCGACGTGCAGGTCACCTTCGCCGAGGCCGAGCCGCCGGAGTCGCTCGCGGCGCTGCGCGCCGGCGAGTGCGACCTCGCCGTCGCGTTCGCCTACGAAGGCGACGAGCTGCCCCGCGGTGAGGAGGACCTGGACGCGTTCACGATCCGACCGCTGCTCGTCGACGAGGTCCGCCTGGCGGTCTCCAAGGACCATCCGCTCGCCCAGGCCAAGACCGCCAAGATGGCCGACCTGGCGCAGGAGCCCTGGATCGCCGGCTGCCCGCGCTGTCGAGGACACCTGCTCTCCCTCGCTGCGCGTGAGGGGTTCGCGCCCGAGGTGGCGTTCGAGACCGAGGACTACGTCGCCGTGCTCGGACTGGTCGCCGAGGGTCTCGGCGTCGCCCTCGTGCCCGACCTCATCCTGCGCTCCGCGAGCAACCCCGGCGTCGTGACGCTCCCGATCGACCCGGCCAGCCGTCGTACGGTCCATGCCGTGACCACCCCTGACCTCCAACGCGTTCCGGCCGTTCAGGCCACGCTCGAGGCCCTCAACGAAGCCGCCCAGCTCACCTGCTGA
- a CDS encoding NAD-dependent protein deacetylase, translating into MTDTSATRPQGVDVRTWESMIELVRTGGLVGLTGAGLSTESGIPDYRGPDGERRITPMSASELLGSTQARQRYWARSYVGWRRFARARPNVGHEVVARLQRRGLLGTVITQNVDGLHQEAGATDVIELHGSLDQVVCMTCGEHYRRTTVDEWFTLANPGFDRDVDGEIRPDGDVVISDELAATFRLVHCVICGSDKLKPDVVMFGESVPKPLVERCFREVEASRGLLVLGSSLMVMSGYRFVRRAARLSLPVAVVTRGRTRGEAETTIKVDAPLGATLQALEAALDQ; encoded by the coding sequence GTGACCGACACGAGTGCGACCCGCCCGCAGGGGGTCGACGTCCGGACGTGGGAGTCGATGATCGAGCTCGTCCGCACGGGCGGGCTCGTCGGTCTGACCGGTGCCGGCCTGTCCACCGAGTCCGGCATCCCGGACTACCGCGGCCCGGACGGCGAACGTCGGATCACGCCGATGTCCGCCTCCGAGCTGCTCGGCTCGACGCAGGCGCGGCAACGCTACTGGGCACGCAGCTACGTCGGCTGGCGACGGTTCGCCCGGGCTCGACCCAACGTCGGTCACGAGGTCGTCGCTCGTCTTCAGCGCCGCGGCCTGCTCGGCACCGTGATCACCCAGAACGTCGACGGGCTGCACCAGGAGGCCGGCGCCACCGACGTCATCGAGCTGCACGGGTCGCTCGACCAGGTCGTGTGCATGACCTGCGGCGAGCACTACCGGCGTACGACGGTCGACGAGTGGTTCACCCTGGCCAACCCCGGGTTCGACCGTGACGTCGACGGCGAGATCCGTCCCGACGGTGACGTCGTCATCTCCGACGAGCTGGCTGCGACGTTCCGGCTGGTGCACTGCGTGATCTGCGGGTCGGACAAGCTCAAGCCCGACGTGGTGATGTTCGGTGAGTCCGTCCCCAAACCGTTGGTGGAGCGGTGTTTTCGCGAGGTCGAGGCGTCGCGCGGTCTGCTCGTCCTGGGCTCCTCGCTGATGGTGATGTCGGGCTACCGGTTCGTACGCCGCGCCGCGCGGCTCTCCCTGCCGGTCGCCGTGGTCACGCGCGGACGCACCCGCGGTGAGGCCGAGACGACCATCAAGGTCGACGCTCCGCTGGGTGCGACGCTGCAGGCCCTCGAGGCCGCGCTCGATCAGTAG
- a CDS encoding LysM peptidoglycan-binding domain-containing protein, whose translation MSAVTAWEVPQRAPAAPQVRHLRVVPDLLTRAGQPRLRLTARGRLVLALAGVIAALGVIMASAAIAAGPTPSTSTVTVAEGQTLSEIAHARLPELPVGEAVVRFQLANGLSSLEVNAGQTLVVPSGS comes from the coding sequence ATGAGTGCAGTCACCGCATGGGAGGTTCCCCAGCGTGCTCCCGCGGCGCCCCAGGTGCGACACCTCAGGGTCGTTCCCGACCTGCTGACCCGGGCCGGGCAGCCCCGGCTGCGCCTGACCGCGCGTGGTCGTCTCGTGCTGGCTCTGGCCGGCGTGATCGCGGCGCTCGGAGTGATCATGGCGTCGGCCGCGATCGCAGCCGGTCCGACCCCGTCTACGTCCACCGTGACGGTGGCCGAGGGGCAGACGTTGAGCGAGATCGCTCACGCCCGGTTGCCGGAGCTGCCGGTGGGGGAGGCGGTCGTGCGCTTCCAGCTGGCCAACGGTCTGAGCTCGCTCGAGGTCAACGCAGGGCAGACCCTCGTGGTCCCCAGCGGGTCGTGA
- the lexA gene encoding transcriptional repressor LexA, giving the protein MAKIHEMPEPDSHSLTTRQRKVLEVIRSSIDRRGYPPSMREIGQAVGLTSPSSVAHQLSMLERKGYLRRDPMRPRAMEVVSPDLGKRQRGYRGQAVGAAEESSIDETGINDEQPEPSFIPVVGRIAAGGPILAEEVVDDVFPLPRQVVGEGDLFLLKVVGDSMVDAAICDGDWVVVHQQQTADNGDIVAAMLDNEATVKTFKRTKGKVWLMPHNDAYEPIDGDDATILGRVTAVLRKV; this is encoded by the coding sequence ATGGCCAAGATCCATGAGATGCCGGAGCCGGACAGCCACAGCCTGACCACGCGCCAGCGCAAGGTGCTGGAGGTCATCCGCAGCTCGATCGACCGCCGCGGCTACCCGCCGAGCATGCGTGAGATCGGCCAGGCCGTCGGGCTCACGTCACCCAGCTCGGTCGCTCACCAGCTCTCGATGCTCGAGCGCAAGGGCTACCTGCGTCGCGACCCGATGCGACCGCGTGCCATGGAGGTCGTCTCCCCCGACCTCGGCAAGCGCCAGCGCGGATACCGCGGGCAGGCGGTCGGTGCCGCCGAGGAGTCCTCGATCGACGAGACCGGCATCAACGACGAGCAGCCGGAGCCCTCGTTCATCCCGGTCGTCGGTCGGATCGCCGCCGGGGGCCCGATCCTCGCCGAGGAGGTCGTCGACGACGTCTTCCCCCTGCCTCGTCAGGTCGTCGGCGAGGGTGACCTGTTCCTGCTCAAGGTCGTCGGCGACTCGATGGTCGATGCCGCGATCTGCGACGGCGACTGGGTCGTGGTCCATCAGCAGCAGACCGCCGACAACGGTGACATCGTGGCGGCGATGCTCGACAACGAGGCGACGGTCAAGACGTTCAAGCGCACCAAGGGCAAGGTGTGGCTGATGCCTCACAACGACGCGTACGAGCCCATCGACGGCGACGACGCCACCATCCTCGGTCGCGTGACTGCGGTGCTGCGCAAGGTCTGA
- a CDS encoding ComEC/Rec2 family competence protein, producing the protein MSEVGLDVRLLAPAGAAWVAVILGVRASPTVLTIAACTAAAGTLIALRVRVPKAGLVAGLCCAAIALVLVATAAHMATRQAGAVPELAQRRAVATIEAVVVSDPREVAMSRPGRDGPTVMVRLSVREVVGRGQRSTPRTPVLLFGDESWLSVHWHERVRALVRLAPEDAGSDVEAIAESRSPPTVLTRPGIVTRGVESVRSDLRDATDHLPADPRGLVPALVIGDTSRLPPELDDDMRATGMTHLNAVSGSNVTIVLMAVLWTCGWLRIPRRWRLPFCLLALVLFVLLCRPEPSVVRASAMGVVGLIGMSMSRPHAAPAALSTAVIALLCVDPWLAVSYGFALSALATLGLILFARPWGAWFARFLPDRLRPLGDAIAVPVAAQAVCAPVIVLLQGSVSVVGVPANLLAAPWVAPATIAGVITVVVAPLSTTVAMVPAWCAGVPAWGIATIAHVFAAVPFGALPWPDGAAGAFLLAGLVLILLFAGPALALHAVRHPVVAAASVVLLVAAWTPLPALGWPAPGWVYVACDVGQGDGGVLRTGEHSGVLIDVGPDPASIDRCLDALDVRVLDAVVLTHFHADHVGGLAGALTDRPAREVFTTDVHDTDGTGRRDEPSQEPDVRRVAAAAQVPVRELRTGDTLTWNGVRARVLWPAREIHEGSVQNNASVVLDVETAGVRMLFLGDTEREAQAQVRRALALDPGSLPISVLKVAHHGSSNQDADLMRAVRAPLAVISVGADNDYGHPAARTLDLLRDSGSTVLRTDRGGDVAIVVRGGRPMIARPG; encoded by the coding sequence GTGTCTGAGGTGGGACTCGACGTCCGCCTGCTGGCCCCGGCCGGTGCCGCGTGGGTCGCCGTCATCCTCGGCGTCCGGGCGAGTCCGACGGTCCTGACGATCGCGGCGTGCACTGCCGCGGCAGGCACACTCATCGCCCTGCGTGTCCGGGTGCCCAAGGCTGGCCTCGTCGCGGGCCTGTGCTGCGCAGCCATCGCCCTCGTCCTCGTCGCCACCGCAGCGCACATGGCCACTCGTCAGGCGGGGGCGGTGCCCGAGCTCGCCCAGCGCCGCGCGGTCGCCACCATCGAGGCCGTCGTCGTGTCCGACCCGCGAGAGGTCGCGATGTCACGCCCAGGCCGCGACGGTCCTACGGTCATGGTCAGGCTGTCGGTCCGCGAGGTGGTCGGGCGCGGACAGCGCAGCACCCCTCGTACGCCGGTCCTGCTGTTCGGCGACGAGAGCTGGCTGTCGGTGCACTGGCACGAGCGTGTGCGCGCTCTGGTCAGGCTGGCTCCCGAAGACGCTGGTTCCGATGTCGAGGCCATCGCCGAGTCTCGTTCTCCGCCAACCGTTCTCACCCGACCCGGCATCGTCACGCGCGGAGTCGAGTCCGTGCGCTCCGACCTGCGCGACGCCACCGACCACCTGCCCGCTGACCCACGCGGGCTCGTGCCGGCCCTGGTGATCGGAGACACCAGCCGGCTGCCGCCAGAGCTCGACGACGACATGCGAGCCACGGGCATGACCCACCTCAACGCCGTCAGCGGCAGCAACGTCACGATCGTGCTCATGGCCGTCCTGTGGACGTGCGGCTGGCTGCGCATCCCACGCCGCTGGCGGTTGCCGTTCTGCCTGCTCGCCCTCGTCCTGTTCGTGCTGCTGTGCCGACCCGAGCCGAGTGTGGTGCGAGCATCAGCGATGGGCGTGGTGGGTCTCATCGGGATGTCGATGTCACGTCCGCACGCGGCACCCGCAGCGCTGTCGACAGCCGTGATCGCGCTGCTGTGTGTCGATCCGTGGCTCGCGGTCTCCTACGGGTTCGCGCTGTCGGCGCTCGCGACTCTCGGGCTCATCCTGTTCGCGCGGCCGTGGGGCGCGTGGTTCGCGCGCTTCCTGCCTGACCGCCTGCGCCCCCTCGGTGACGCGATCGCGGTCCCGGTCGCCGCGCAGGCGGTCTGTGCACCGGTCATCGTGCTGCTGCAGGGCTCGGTGAGCGTCGTGGGAGTCCCGGCCAACCTGCTCGCTGCGCCGTGGGTGGCGCCGGCGACCATCGCCGGCGTCATCACGGTCGTCGTGGCGCCGCTGTCGACGACCGTGGCGATGGTCCCCGCGTGGTGCGCGGGCGTTCCGGCGTGGGGCATCGCGACGATCGCGCACGTCTTCGCCGCTGTGCCGTTCGGGGCACTGCCGTGGCCGGACGGCGCTGCAGGGGCCTTCCTGCTGGCGGGGCTGGTGCTGATCCTGCTGTTCGCCGGCCCGGCGCTCGCCCTTCACGCCGTACGCCACCCGGTCGTGGCCGCTGCCTCGGTCGTGCTGCTCGTGGCGGCGTGGACACCGCTGCCCGCGCTGGGCTGGCCGGCGCCAGGCTGGGTCTACGTCGCGTGTGACGTCGGCCAGGGCGACGGTGGCGTGCTGCGCACCGGTGAGCACTCCGGTGTCCTCATCGACGTCGGTCCTGACCCGGCCTCGATCGACCGCTGCCTCGACGCCCTCGACGTGCGGGTTCTCGACGCGGTCGTGCTCACGCACTTCCACGCCGACCACGTCGGGGGACTGGCGGGTGCTCTGACAGACCGCCCGGCGCGAGAGGTGTTCACGACCGACGTGCACGACACCGACGGCACGGGACGCAGGGACGAGCCGTCGCAGGAGCCCGACGTGCGCCGGGTCGCGGCAGCAGCGCAGGTCCCGGTGCGCGAGCTGCGGACGGGCGACACGCTGACCTGGAACGGTGTTCGAGCGCGAGTTCTGTGGCCTGCCAGGGAGATTCACGAAGGATCGGTGCAGAACAACGCGTCCGTCGTCCTCGACGTCGAGACCGCCGGGGTCCGCATGCTGTTCCTCGGTGACACCGAGCGTGAGGCACAAGCACAGGTGCGCAGGGCGCTCGCGCTCGATCCGGGCTCGCTCCCGATCAGTGTCCTGAAGGTCGCGCATCACGGGTCGTCCAACCAGGACGCCGACCTCATGCGTGCGGTGCGTGCGCCGTTGGCCGTGATCAGCGTGGGCGCCGACAACGACTACGGACACCCCGCAGCACGCACTCTGGATCTGCTGCGCGACAGCGGCTCGACCGTGCTGAGGACCGATCGTGGGGGAGACGTGGCGATCGTCGTACGGGGTGGGCGTCCGATGATCGCGCGCCCAGGGTGA
- a CDS encoding vitamin B12-dependent ribonucleotide reductase: protein MTETARTQSQARRRTKGVKVERIFTQPGVHPYDEVTWESRDVVQQNWKTGETIFEQRGVEFPDFWSLNASTIVTTKYFRGALGSDVREKSLKQLIDRVVLTYVKAGKDHGYFRSDDDAEIFEHELTWALLHQVFAFNSPVWFNVGTKSPQQVSACFILSVDDSMDSILNWYKEEGFIFKGGSGAGLNLSRIRSSKELLSSGGTASGPVSFMRGADASAGTIKSGGATRRAAKMVVLDVDHPDIEEFVETKAREEDKIRALRDAGFDMDLGGKDITSVQYQNANNSVRVSDAFMRAVADGTTFGLTSRSDGSVIEEVDARELFDKINQAAWECADPGLQYDDTINDWHTNPETGRITASNPCSEYMSLDNSSCNLASLNLLKFLKDDDTFDTATFQKVVELVITAMDISICFADFPTESIGKTTVDYRQLGIGYANLGALLMATGHGYESEGGRSLAAAITSLLTGAAYKRSAEIAAVVGPYAGYARNSEAHKRVMRKHRAANDEVRTLDAMDGDIHKAATKAWADVIELGEKHGYRNAQASVLAPTGTIGFMMDCDTTGIEPDFSLVKFKKLVGGGSMQIVNQTIPRALKKLGYQTEQIEAIVEHIADKGHVIDAPGLKPEHYEVFDCAMGERAISPMGHVRMMAATQPFLSGAISKTVNLPESATVEDIAEVHMEGWKLGLKALAVYRDNCKVGQPLSDGKKKAEDKPAEAAVEKVVEYRPIRKRLPKRRSSQTTSFAVGGAEGYLTAGTHEDGELGEIFLKFGKQGSTLAGVMDAFSVAVSVALQYGVPLETYVEKFTNMRFEPAGMTDDPDVRMAQSIMDYVFRRLALDHLDFETRSFMGIHSAEERARQLETGSYADSTTSDEGEDDVAGEFESYSQSAAPTSPKKVEVEESAVEVKSGSGAADAREVSSEIHSSAELLEKFQGKAADAPMCMTCGTKMRPAGSCYVCEGCGSTSGCS, encoded by the coding sequence ATGACCGAGACGGCGCGCACGCAGTCGCAGGCTCGTCGCAGGACCAAGGGCGTGAAGGTCGAGAGGATCTTCACCCAGCCAGGTGTGCACCCCTATGACGAGGTGACCTGGGAGTCGCGCGACGTCGTCCAGCAGAACTGGAAGACGGGCGAGACGATCTTCGAGCAGCGCGGTGTGGAGTTCCCGGACTTCTGGTCGCTCAACGCCTCGACGATCGTCACGACCAAGTACTTCCGTGGGGCGCTGGGCTCCGACGTGCGTGAGAAGAGCCTCAAGCAGCTGATCGACCGGGTCGTCCTGACCTACGTCAAGGCCGGCAAGGACCACGGCTACTTCCGGTCCGACGACGACGCCGAGATCTTCGAGCACGAGCTGACATGGGCGCTGCTGCACCAGGTGTTCGCGTTCAACTCGCCGGTGTGGTTCAACGTCGGCACCAAGAGCCCCCAGCAGGTCTCGGCCTGCTTCATCCTGTCGGTCGACGACTCGATGGACTCGATCCTCAACTGGTACAAGGAAGAGGGGTTCATCTTCAAGGGTGGCTCCGGCGCCGGCCTCAACCTCTCGCGCATCCGCTCCTCCAAGGAGCTCCTCTCCAGCGGTGGTACGGCCTCGGGCCCGGTGTCGTTCATGCGCGGTGCCGACGCCTCGGCGGGCACCATCAAGTCCGGTGGCGCCACGCGGCGCGCGGCCAAGATGGTCGTCCTCGACGTGGACCACCCCGACATCGAGGAATTCGTCGAGACCAAGGCGCGCGAGGAGGACAAGATCCGCGCGCTGCGCGACGCCGGGTTCGACATGGACCTCGGTGGCAAGGACATCACCTCGGTCCAGTACCAGAACGCCAACAACTCGGTGCGCGTGAGCGATGCATTCATGCGCGCGGTGGCCGACGGCACCACGTTCGGCCTCACCTCGCGCAGCGACGGCTCGGTCATCGAGGAGGTCGACGCGCGCGAGCTGTTCGACAAGATCAACCAGGCCGCGTGGGAGTGCGCGGACCCGGGTCTGCAGTACGACGACACGATCAACGACTGGCACACCAACCCCGAGACCGGTCGCATCACGGCGTCCAACCCCTGCTCGGAGTACATGTCGCTCGACAACTCCTCGTGCAACCTGGCGAGCCTCAACCTGCTGAAGTTCCTCAAGGACGACGACACGTTCGACACCGCGACCTTCCAGAAGGTCGTCGAGCTGGTCATCACCGCGATGGACATCTCGATCTGCTTCGCCGACTTCCCGACGGAGTCGATCGGCAAGACCACGGTCGACTACCGCCAGCTCGGCATCGGCTACGCCAACCTCGGCGCGCTGCTGATGGCCACCGGCCACGGCTACGAGTCCGAGGGCGGCCGCAGCCTCGCGGCGGCAATCACCTCGCTGCTGACCGGGGCCGCGTACAAGCGTTCGGCCGAGATCGCTGCCGTCGTCGGCCCGTACGCCGGCTACGCGCGCAACTCCGAGGCCCACAAGCGCGTCATGCGCAAGCACCGCGCGGCCAACGACGAGGTGCGCACGCTCGACGCGATGGACGGCGACATCCACAAGGCCGCGACGAAGGCCTGGGCCGATGTCATCGAGCTCGGTGAGAAGCACGGCTACCGCAATGCGCAGGCATCGGTGCTCGCACCGACCGGCACGATCGGCTTCATGATGGACTGCGACACGACCGGCATCGAGCCGGACTTCTCGCTGGTCAAGTTCAAGAAGCTCGTCGGTGGCGGCTCGATGCAGATCGTCAACCAGACCATCCCGCGCGCGCTGAAGAAGCTCGGCTACCAGACCGAGCAGATCGAGGCGATCGTCGAGCACATCGCCGACAAGGGCCACGTCATCGACGCTCCCGGCCTCAAGCCGGAGCACTACGAGGTCTTCGACTGTGCGATGGGCGAGCGGGCCATCAGCCCGATGGGTCACGTGCGCATGATGGCCGCGACCCAGCCGTTCCTGTCCGGCGCGATCTCCAAGACGGTCAACCTGCCCGAGTCGGCGACCGTCGAGGACATCGCCGAGGTGCACATGGAGGGTTGGAAGCTCGGCCTGAAGGCCCTGGCGGTCTACCGCGACAACTGCAAGGTCGGTCAGCCGCTGTCCGACGGCAAGAAGAAGGCGGAGGACAAGCCTGCTGAGGCCGCGGTCGAGAAGGTCGTCGAGTACCGTCCGATCCGCAAGCGTCTGCCCAAGCGTCGCAGCAGCCAGACGACGTCGTTCGCGGTCGGTGGCGCCGAGGGCTACCTCACCGCGGGCACGCACGAGGACGGCGAGCTGGGCGAGATCTTCCTGAAGTTCGGCAAGCAGGGCTCGACCCTTGCCGGCGTGATGGACGCCTTCTCGGTGGCCGTCTCGGTGGCGCTGCAGTACGGCGTGCCGCTGGAGACCTACGTCGAGAAGTTCACCAACATGCGGTTCGAGCCCGCTGGCATGACCGATGACCCGGACGTGCGGATGGCGCAGTCGATCATGGACTACGTCTTCCGTCGCCTGGCGCTGGACCACCTCGACTTCGAGACCCGGTCCTTCATGGGCATCCACTCCGCCGAGGAGCGTGCCCGCCAGCTCGAGACGGGTTCGTACGCCGACTCCACGACCTCCGACGAGGGCGAGGACGACGTGGCGGGCGAGTTCGAGTCGTACTCCCAGTCCGCGGCGCCGACCTCACCCAAGAAGGTCGAGGTCGAGGAGAGCGCGGTCGAGGTGAAGTCCGGCTCGGGTGCGGCTGACGCACGCGAGGTCTCCAGCGAGATCCACTCCTCCGCCGAGCTGCTGGAGAAGTTCCAGGGCAAGGCGGCCGATGCGCCGATGTGCATGACGTGCGGCACCAAGATGCGTCCCGCCGGTTCGTGCTACGTCTGCGAGGGTTGCGGCAGCACCAGCGGCTGCAGCTGA